In one Sulfitobacter sp. LCG007 genomic region, the following are encoded:
- a CDS encoding 2Fe-2S iron-sulfur cluster-binding protein, whose protein sequence is MAKITYIEHGGTRHVVEVPNGLTVMEGARDNNIPGIEADCGGACACSTCHVYVDPSWVDKLPAKDDMEEDMLDFAYQPDPARSRLTCQLKVTDALDGLVVQMPEKQI, encoded by the coding sequence ATGGCAAAGATAACCTATATCGAGCACGGCGGCACCAGGCATGTGGTCGAGGTTCCCAACGGCCTCACGGTGATGGAGGGCGCGCGCGACAACAACATTCCCGGAATCGAAGCCGATTGCGGCGGCGCTTGTGCCTGCTCGACCTGCCACGTCTATGTCGATCCGTCCTGGGTGGACAAGCTTCCGGCCAAGGACGACATGGAAGAGGACATGCTCGACTTCGCCTATCAGCCGGATCCCGCACGCTCGCGCCTGACCTGTCAGCTCAAGGTTACCGACGCGCTCGATGGTCTCGTCGTGCAGATGCCGGAAAAACAGATCTGA
- the xseA gene encoding exodeoxyribonuclease VII large subunit, with translation MDLIDDDTPGNAPEFSVSELSGAIKRVIEGEFGFVRVRGEVGRVSRPRSGHVYLDLKDDRSVISGVMWKGVASRLPTQPEEGMEVIATGRLTTFPGQSKYQIVIEDIRPAGLGALMALLEKRRTQLASEGLFDAGRKKPLPYLPEVIGVVTSPSGAVIRDILHRLRERFPRKVLIWPVAVQGERCAPEVARAIRGFNEMTPGGALPRPDLLIVARGGGSVEDLWGFNEEIVVRAAAESDIPLISAVGHETDTTLIDHAADRRAPTPTAAAEMAVPVRLELLAALDGMGARLSQSLSQGLTRRGQRLRDMARALPRPESLLDGPRQRLDTRGTQLGPALISGVQRRKVALATLGGSLRPATLRRAVADERRHLERLSQRLAPALDRQIADRRARLQARIDRFRPETLAQDRKRKADAFDGLSRRLSEAGQRQLRGWHQRLDALDRLRETLGYKATLKRGYAVVRDAADRVVTSREAAAEATGLEIEFADGRLKVGGGKGPRGPGGKPPEQGSLF, from the coding sequence ATGGATCTTATCGACGACGACACGCCGGGTAACGCACCGGAATTCTCGGTCTCCGAACTCTCCGGCGCGATCAAGCGCGTGATCGAGGGCGAGTTCGGCTTCGTCCGGGTCCGGGGCGAGGTCGGCCGCGTCTCGCGCCCACGCTCGGGGCATGTGTATCTCGACCTCAAGGATGACCGGTCAGTCATATCGGGAGTCATGTGGAAAGGCGTCGCCTCGCGCCTTCCGACCCAGCCAGAAGAGGGGATGGAGGTGATCGCCACGGGTCGGCTGACAACCTTCCCGGGCCAGTCCAAGTACCAGATCGTCATCGAGGATATCCGCCCAGCGGGCCTTGGCGCGCTGATGGCGCTGCTGGAAAAACGGCGCACGCAGCTTGCGTCCGAAGGGCTTTTCGACGCCGGTCGCAAGAAGCCGCTGCCTTATCTTCCCGAAGTGATCGGCGTCGTGACATCGCCCTCGGGGGCGGTCATCCGGGACATCCTGCACCGCCTGCGAGAGCGCTTCCCGCGCAAGGTGCTGATCTGGCCCGTCGCCGTGCAGGGCGAGCGCTGCGCGCCGGAAGTGGCCCGCGCGATCAGGGGCTTCAACGAGATGACCCCGGGGGGCGCGCTGCCGCGGCCTGACCTGCTGATCGTGGCGCGCGGTGGCGGGTCGGTCGAGGATCTCTGGGGTTTCAACGAAGAGATCGTGGTGCGCGCCGCCGCGGAAAGCGACATCCCGCTGATCTCCGCCGTGGGGCACGAGACCGACACGACGCTGATCGACCATGCCGCCGACCGGCGCGCGCCGACGCCGACCGCTGCCGCGGAAATGGCCGTTCCGGTGCGTCTGGAACTGCTGGCCGCGCTCGACGGCATGGGCGCACGACTGAGCCAGAGCCTGTCGCAGGGGCTGACGCGGCGCGGCCAGCGTCTGCGCGACATGGCCCGCGCTCTGCCCCGGCCCGAGAGCCTGCTCGACGGGCCGCGCCAGCGTCTTGATACGCGAGGTACACAGCTTGGCCCCGCGCTGATTTCGGGCGTGCAGCGGCGCAAGGTCGCGCTGGCGACGCTCGGCGGTTCGCTGCGCCCCGCCACGTTGCGCCGGGCCGTTGCGGATGAACGGCGCCATCTGGAGCGTCTGTCGCAACGGCTGGCCCCCGCGCTCGACCGGCAGATCGCCGACCGGCGCGCGCGGCTGCAGGCGCGCATCGACCGTTTCCGCCCCGAGACGCTGGCGCAGGACCGCAAGCGCAAGGCCGATGCCTTCGACGGGTTATCGCGGCGGCTGTCGGAGGCCGGTCAGCGCCAGCTTCGCGGCTGGCACCAGCGGCTCGACGCGCTTGACCGGCTGCGCGAGACGCTGGGTTACAAGGCGACGCTAAAGCGCGGCTATGCCGTGGTACGCGACGCAGCGGACCGGGTCGTGACATCGCGCGAGGCGGCTGCTGAGGCAACCGGGCTCGAGATCGAATTCGCCGATGGGCGGCTCAAGGTCGGCGGCGGAAAGGGCCCACGCGGCCCGGGAGGCAAGCCGCCGGAGCAGGGGTCGCTGTTCTGA
- the hflC gene encoding protease modulator HflC: MRATTYLIPILIVAIVGVLSSIYIVDEREKALVLRFGQIKQVRTEPGLGFKLPLLDEVARYDDRILSLETDLIEVTPADDRRLEVDAFVLYRIGDIVQFRQALGSDGLRQAEIQLDGILDGQIRAVLGSQGVTSNTILSPERAGLMEQIRELTDSRASALGIDVVDVRLRQTNLPEQNFDATLQRMIAEREREATDERARGREAAQRVTALADRTYEEILSEARRDGRIVEGEADAERTRIFAEAYSKNPEFFQFYRSLSAYEQALKGSNSSMVLSPDSEFFSYMRNESGSPDQAVAVPSVPAPDAASEDAAAQGAEAQDAGAQDAGAQEPVPQGAEAAGASAAGPAGQTTEAPAVSN, translated from the coding sequence ATGCGGGCGACCACCTATCTCATCCCGATCCTCATCGTCGCCATCGTGGGCGTGCTGTCGTCGATCTATATCGTCGACGAGCGCGAGAAGGCCCTCGTGCTGCGCTTCGGTCAGATCAAGCAGGTGCGCACCGAACCGGGCCTCGGCTTCAAGCTGCCGCTGCTCGACGAGGTGGCGCGCTACGACGACCGCATCCTGAGCCTCGAGACCGACCTGATCGAGGTGACGCCCGCAGACGACCGGCGTCTTGAGGTCGATGCCTTCGTGCTCTACCGCATCGGCGATATCGTCCAGTTCCGCCAGGCGCTGGGTTCGGACGGGCTGCGCCAGGCCGAGATCCAGCTCGACGGCATCCTTGACGGTCAGATCCGCGCCGTGCTGGGGTCGCAGGGCGTGACCTCGAACACGATCCTGTCGCCCGAGCGCGCCGGCCTGATGGAGCAGATCCGCGAACTCACGGACAGCCGGGCCTCGGCGCTCGGCATCGACGTGGTCGATGTCCGCCTGCGCCAGACAAACCTGCCGGAGCAAAACTTCGACGCGACGCTGCAACGGATGATCGCCGAACGTGAGCGCGAGGCCACCGACGAACGTGCCCGCGGTCGCGAAGCGGCGCAGCGCGTCACCGCGCTCGCCGACCGGACCTACGAGGAAATCCTTTCCGAGGCGCGCCGCGACGGGCGCATTGTCGAGGGTGAAGCCGATGCGGAACGGACCCGCATCTTCGCCGAGGCCTACAGCAAGAACCCGGAATTCTTCCAGTTCTATCGCTCGCTCAGTGCTTACGAGCAGGCGCTGAAGGGCAGCAACTCCAGCATGGTCCTGTCGCCGGACAGCGAATTCTTCAGCTACATGCGCAACGAATCCGGCAGCCCGGATCAGGCGGTCGCGGTGCCGTCCGTCCCGGCACCTGATGCCGCTTCGGAAGACGCCGCAGCGCAAGGGGCGGAAGCGCAAGACGCCGGAGCGCAAGACGCCGGAGCGCAAGAGCCGGTTCCGCAGGGCGCTGAGGCGGCGGGTGCAAGCGCGGCGGGCCCGGCCGGGCAGACCACCGAAGCGCCCGCAGTGAGCAACTGA
- the hflK gene encoding FtsH protease activity modulator HflK: MAGNNGGPWGGGGNSGNDRPGGGSDRPGGRGGRGPRGDKPQIPEIDELVKKGQEQLRVLMGGRGGPRRNGGDGGNGGGGPRISRGTIGLGLLGALVLWGMASFYTVRPEQQSIELFLGKFYGIGTEGLNFAPWPVVTAEVFDVTTNRTEEIGVRRAGGDNDGLMLTTDENIVDIDFQVVWNIKDAEEFKFSLRSPEETVRALSESAMREVIAQSELAPILNRDRAAVEAQVRELIQSSLDARETGINIIRVNFNKVDPPSLAVTVTDDQGRTSNVSVIDAFRDVQAAEQERDRVERQADAYANRRTAEARGESARILEAAEGYRARVVNDAVGEASRFEAVLAEYEAAPAVTRTRLYLETMEKVLGDVDKIILENNVGAGGGQGVVPYLPLNELRRGNTGGAN, translated from the coding sequence ATGGCAGGCAACAACGGCGGCCCCTGGGGAGGGGGCGGCAATTCCGGCAACGACAGACCGGGTGGGGGTTCGGACCGGCCGGGCGGTCGTGGCGGCCGGGGCCCGCGGGGCGACAAGCCGCAGATCCCTGAGATCGACGAACTGGTCAAGAAGGGCCAGGAGCAGCTGCGCGTCCTCATGGGCGGTCGCGGCGGCCCCCGGCGCAACGGCGGTGACGGCGGCAATGGTGGCGGCGGTCCGAGGATTTCGCGCGGGACCATCGGTCTTGGCCTGCTCGGCGCGCTCGTGCTGTGGGGCATGGCAAGCTTTTACACCGTGCGCCCCGAGCAGCAGTCGATCGAGCTGTTTCTCGGCAAGTTCTACGGGATCGGCACCGAGGGTCTGAACTTCGCGCCCTGGCCTGTGGTCACGGCAGAGGTCTTCGACGTGACGACGAACCGCACCGAGGAAATCGGCGTGCGCCGCGCGGGCGGGGACAACGACGGCCTGATGCTGACCACGGACGAGAACATCGTGGATATCGACTTCCAGGTGGTCTGGAACATCAAGGACGCCGAGGAATTCAAGTTCTCGTTGCGCTCTCCCGAGGAAACCGTCCGCGCACTTTCCGAGTCGGCGATGCGCGAGGTCATTGCCCAGTCCGAACTGGCGCCGATCCTGAACCGCGACCGTGCGGCGGTCGAGGCGCAGGTGCGCGAGCTGATCCAGTCTTCGCTCGATGCAAGGGAAACCGGCATCAACATCATCCGTGTCAACTTCAACAAGGTCGACCCGCCAAGCCTCGCCGTGACCGTGACGGACGACCAGGGACGGACCAGCAACGTCTCGGTCATCGATGCCTTCAGGGACGTGCAGGCCGCCGAGCAGGAACGTGACCGTGTCGAACGTCAGGCCGACGCCTATGCCAACCGGCGCACGGCGGAGGCACGCGGCGAAAGCGCCCGCATCCTCGAGGCCGCCGAGGGCTACCGGGCGCGCGTCGTCAATGATGCCGTGGGTGAGGCAAGCCGTTTCGAGGCCGTGCTGGCCGAGTACGAGGCGGCGCCGGCCGTCACACGCACCCGCCTCTATCTCGAGACGATGGAGAAGGTGCTGGGCGACGTGGACAAGATCATTCTCGAAAACAATGTCGGTGCCGGCGGAGGGCAGGGCGTGGTGCCTTATCTGCCGCTGAACGAACTGCGCCGCGGCAATACCGGAGGGGCGAACTGA
- a CDS encoding DUF2065 domain-containing protein — protein sequence MGFILLALGLVMIVEGLAYALAPSLVERMLEMLRNLPEAAVRQIGLLCLVSGLILAWIAIRLGAL from the coding sequence ATGGGCTTCATCCTGCTCGCGCTCGGGCTGGTGATGATCGTCGAGGGGCTGGCCTACGCGCTGGCCCCTTCGCTTGTGGAGCGCATGCTCGAGATGCTGCGCAACCTTCCCGAAGCGGCGGTGCGCCAGATCGGTCTGCTGTGTCTGGTCAGCGGACTGATCCTGGCCTGGATCGCGATCCGTCTCGGCGCCCTTTAG
- the purD gene encoding phosphoribosylamine--glycine ligase: MNILILGSGGREHALAWAVMQNPKCDRLIVAPGNAGIAAIATCAKLDILDGGAVAEFAEDNAIDFVIVGPEAPLAAGVADRLRDAGLLVFGPGQAAARLEASKGFTKEICDAAGAPTAAYGRFSDARAARDYVRDQGAPIVVKADGLAAGKGVIIAETVAEAEAAIDEMFGGAFGDAGTEVVIEEFMTGEEASFFVLCDGETVLPIGTAQDHKRVGDGDTGPNTGGMGAYSPAPVMSEAVTRRALDEIVRPTMAEMARRGTPYTGVLFVGLMIEDETPRLVEYNVRFGDPECQVLMMRLGAQALDLMQAAAEGRLSEARVNWAEDHALTVVMAAQGYPGHYGRGEEIGGLEALPEDSANMVFHAGTAEADGRIVSAGGRVLSVTARGASLSEARSRAYAMVDRIDWPGGFCRRDIGWRALD; the protein is encoded by the coding sequence ATGAACATCCTCATTCTCGGCAGCGGCGGGCGCGAACACGCCCTTGCCTGGGCGGTCATGCAGAACCCGAAATGCGACAGGCTGATCGTTGCGCCGGGCAACGCGGGCATCGCCGCCATCGCCACCTGCGCGAAGCTCGATATCCTCGACGGCGGCGCGGTGGCCGAATTTGCCGAGGATAACGCGATCGACTTCGTCATCGTCGGCCCCGAGGCGCCGCTGGCCGCAGGGGTGGCGGATCGTCTGCGCGACGCGGGCCTGCTGGTCTTCGGACCCGGACAGGCCGCGGCCCGGCTCGAGGCATCCAAGGGGTTCACCAAGGAAATCTGCGATGCCGCAGGTGCCCCGACTGCTGCCTACGGAAGGTTTTCCGATGCCCGGGCGGCCCGGGATTACGTCCGCGACCAAGGCGCGCCGATCGTGGTCAAGGCGGACGGTCTGGCCGCCGGGAAGGGCGTGATCATCGCCGAAACCGTTGCAGAAGCCGAGGCGGCCATCGACGAGATGTTCGGGGGCGCCTTCGGAGATGCCGGAACCGAGGTGGTGATCGAGGAATTCATGACCGGCGAAGAGGCGTCCTTCTTCGTTCTCTGCGACGGCGAGACGGTGCTGCCGATCGGGACGGCGCAGGACCACAAGCGCGTGGGCGACGGCGACACCGGGCCGAACACGGGGGGCATGGGCGCCTATTCTCCGGCGCCCGTGATGAGCGAGGCGGTGACGCGCAGGGCGCTCGACGAGATCGTGCGCCCGACGATGGCCGAAATGGCGCGCCGTGGCACACCTTACACCGGCGTGCTGTTCGTCGGCCTGATGATCGAGGACGAAACGCCCCGGCTGGTGGAATACAACGTCCGCTTCGGCGATCCGGAATGCCAGGTGCTCATGATGCGTCTGGGAGCGCAGGCGCTCGACCTGATGCAGGCGGCGGCGGAAGGGCGGCTGTCCGAGGCGCGGGTGAACTGGGCCGAGGATCATGCCCTGACGGTTGTCATGGCGGCGCAGGGCTATCCCGGCCACTATGGCAGGGGCGAAGAGATCGGCGGCCTCGAGGCCTTGCCCGAGGACAGTGCCAACATGGTGTTTCACGCCGGCACGGCGGAAGCGGATGGCAGGATCGTATCGGCCGGAGGGCGGGTGCTGTCGGTAACGGCGCGCGGCGCGAGCCTTTCGGAAGCGCGGAGCCGGGCCTACGCGATGGTCGACAGGATCGACTGGCCCGGCGGTTTCTGCCGGCGCGACATCGGCTGGCGCGCGCTCGACTGA
- a CDS encoding DegQ family serine endoprotease, which translates to MQPKALSRSRSMPAVREATQLALAVLSVVFLLVWSLAASAQQTSLAPLAEQISPSVVNITTSTKVEGRTGLPGIVPEGSPFEDFFREFQDRNNDENRPPRRASALGSGFVISEDGYVVTNNHVIDGADEITIEFFSGFELPAEVVGTDPNTDIALLKVTSDAPLPFVNFGDSDSARVGDWVIAMGNPMGQGFSVSAGIVSARNRALSGSYDDYIQTDAAINRGNSGGPLFNMAGEVIGVNTAILSPNGGSIGIGFSMASNVVSRVVDQLREFGETRRGWLGVRIQDVTDDVAEAMGLESAAGALVTDVPDGPSKDAGIEAGDVIVSFAGKDVSDTRALVREVGNSPVGEAVRVVVMRDGQTKTLKVVLGRREEAEGEAAPTEQELEEQAPATHDLLGMTISPLNGDLRSELGLDDSLQGLAVTSVDEASEAFEKGLRSGDVITEAGQQKVTTIAQLEERVKAAQDSGRKSLLLLVRRAGDPRFVALSLEEDN; encoded by the coding sequence ATGCAGCCAAAGGCGCTTTCCCGCAGCAGGTCCATGCCGGCAGTCAGGGAGGCCACGCAACTTGCATTGGCGGTCCTGTCGGTGGTCTTCCTGCTGGTCTGGTCGCTCGCGGCCTCGGCGCAGCAGACCAGCCTCGCGCCGCTGGCCGAGCAGATCAGCCCGTCCGTGGTCAACATCACCACCTCCACCAAGGTCGAGGGTCGCACCGGCCTTCCGGGAATCGTGCCGGAAGGCTCGCCATTCGAGGATTTCTTCCGCGAGTTCCAGGACCGCAACAACGATGAAAACCGTCCGCCGCGCCGCGCTTCCGCGCTTGGCTCGGGCTTCGTGATCTCCGAGGACGGCTATGTGGTGACGAACAATCACGTCATCGACGGCGCAGACGAGATCACGATCGAGTTCTTCTCGGGGTTCGAATTGCCGGCGGAGGTCGTCGGAACCGATCCCAACACCGATATCGCCCTGCTGAAGGTCACATCGGACGCGCCGCTGCCGTTCGTAAATTTCGGCGACAGCGATTCGGCCCGCGTGGGAGACTGGGTCATCGCCATGGGAAACCCGATGGGGCAGGGCTTCTCGGTATCCGCGGGGATCGTTTCGGCCCGCAACCGGGCGCTCAGCGGAAGCTATGACGACTACATCCAGACCGACGCCGCGATCAACCGGGGCAACTCGGGCGGCCCGCTCTTCAACATGGCCGGCGAGGTGATCGGGGTGAACACCGCGATCCTGTCGCCCAACGGCGGCTCCATCGGAATCGGGTTCTCGATGGCCTCCAACGTGGTGTCCCGCGTGGTCGACCAGCTCCGGGAATTCGGCGAGACCCGCCGCGGCTGGCTGGGCGTGCGCATCCAGGACGTGACCGATGACGTGGCCGAGGCGATGGGTCTCGAAAGCGCGGCCGGTGCCCTTGTCACCGACGTACCGGACGGTCCCTCGAAGGATGCCGGAATCGAGGCCGGCGACGTGATCGTGAGCTTCGCCGGCAAGGACGTGAGCGACACGCGTGCGCTGGTGCGTGAGGTCGGCAACAGCCCGGTGGGCGAGGCGGTGCGTGTCGTGGTGATGCGCGACGGCCAGACCAAGACGCTCAAGGTTGTGCTGGGACGCCGCGAAGAGGCCGAGGGCGAGGCGGCACCGACCGAACAGGAACTCGAAGAGCAGGCACCGGCCACCCATGATCTGCTGGGCATGACCATCTCGCCGTTGAACGGCGACCTGCGCAGCGAGCTCGGGCTCGACGACTCGCTTCAGGGGCTGGCGGTGACGTCTGTAGACGAAGCGTCCGAGGCATTCGAGAAGGGACTGCGCAGCGGCGACGTGATCACCGAGGCAGGTCAGCAGAAGGTGACGACCATTGCCCAGCTCGAAGAACGGGTAAAGGCCGCACAGGATTCGGGGCGCAAGTCGCTCCTGCTTCTGGTGCGCAGAGCCGGCGACCCGCGCTTTGTCGCGCTGTCGCTGGAAGAAGACAACTGA